A segment of the Vibrio aquimaris genome:
ATATCTCAACTCGTTTAATACGCGGTTGGACCCACCTTGAGAGACAAAAGGGGGGGATTGGTTTACGTGGGCCTGGTGAGACTCAGTTAGAGACAGACCGACGTTTATTGCGTGATCGTATCAAAGCTATTTTGCGCCGTTTGGAAAAAGTCGCGAAACAGAGAGAGCAAGGTCGGCGGGCTCGAAGTCGAGCGCAAATTCCGACAATTTCTCTGGTAGGCTATACCAATGCTGGTAAGTCGACCATGTTTAACCGTATCACTCAGGCTGGTGTATACGCTGCAGATCAGTTGTTTGCCACACTCGACCCTACGTTGAGGAAAATCGACCTTGCTGATGTAGGACCTGCCATTTTAGCGGATACGGTTGGTTTTATTAGGCATTTACCCCATGATTTGGTTGCTGCGTTTAAGGCGACACTGCAAGAAACGCAAGAAGCTGACATTTTGTTACATGTTGTGGATGCCAGTGATGAGCGTTTTCGTGAGAATATTGGCGCTGTTCACGAAGTCCTAGAAGAAATTGATGCTCATGAAGTGCCAGCTCTTCTAGTCATGAATAAAATTGATAACCTTGAATCCCAGTCTCCTCGCATTGAACGAGACGAAGATGGTGTGCCGCGAGCCGTGTGGGTTTCGGCTATGGAAGGTGTGGGTATTGAACTATTGTTTGACGCTTTGACTGAAAGGTTAGCCAGTCAGATGGTTCAATATCATTTGCGCATCCCACCTCAACATCAAGGTCGGATACGCAGTACATTCTTTCAAATGAAGTGTATTCAACAAGAAGACTATGATCAGGACGGCAATTTGTTGATCGATGTTAGGATGCAACAGGTTGACTGGTCTAGACTCGAAAAAAGAGAAGGGGCAGTTTTTCGTGACTTTATAGTTACTTAAATGACTGCTACAGTATAACGTCATATCAAATGATGGAGCTTTCTAATGGCGTGGAATGAGCCTGGTAATAATAACGGCAACAATGGCCGCGATAATGACCCTTGGGGCAACAATAATCGTGGTAACAAAGGTGGCCGTGATCAAGGACCGCCAGACTTAGACGAAGTCTTTAATAAACTGAGTCAGAAACTGGGTGGAAAGTTTGGTGGTGGAAAAGGTGGCAATGGGGCCTCTATCGGTGGCGGAGGCGGAGCACTTGGTTTTGGTGTTATCGCTATTATCGCTATCGCTATTTGGGTCTTTGCTGGTTTCTATACCATTGGTGAAGCAGAGCGTGGTGTTGTGTTACGCCTAGGAAAATACGACCGTGTGGTTGATCCAGGCCTCAACTGGCGCCCTCGTTTTATCGACGAAGTGACCCCAGTCAATGTTCAAGCAATACGTTCTTTGCGTTCTTCAGGTCTGATGCTGACCAAAGATGAGAACGTTGTGACGGTGGCTATGGATATTCAATATCGAGTGGCTGATCCATACAAATACCTATTTCGTGTGACAAACGCTGATGATAGCTTACGTCAAGCGACTGACTCAGCACTACGTGCTGTAATAGGTGATTCACTGATGGACAGTATTCTAACTAGTGGACGACTATCAATCAGGCAGAATACGCAAGTCACTTTAGAAAATATTGTTGACAGTTACGATATGGGTATTGAAGTGGTTGCGGTGAACTTTGAAGATGCGCGTCCACCTGAAGAAGTTAAAGATGCATTTGATGATGCGACCGCGTCTCGTGAGGATGCTCAGCGATTTAAGCGTGAAGCTGAAGCCTATCAGAATGACATTATCCCTAAAGCAAAAGGTCGCGCCGAGCGTCTACTTAAAGAAGCGCAAGGTTATAGCGAGCGAGTGGTTAATGGTGCATTGGGTCAAGTTGCTCAGTTTGAGAAACTATTGCCAGAATACCAAGCCTCTCCTGATGTCACGCGTAACCGCCTCTATCTAGACACAATGGAAAAGGTCTACGCCAATACATCGAAAGTTCTTATCGATTCTGAATCGAGTGGCAACCTTTTGTATCTGCCAATCGATAAGCTCAGAGAAGGTCAAACTAAGGCGAAAAGTCGTTCGATAAAAGAAACGTCAACCTATGACCAAATTGAATTGGAGCCGCAATTGAACAGTCAGAATACTGATTCGTCATCTCGTTCTACGTCACGTCAGGGGAGATATTAATCATGCGTAAATTAATGATCCCAGTATTAGTTGTTGGCTTAGTGCTGATGCTTATGTCGTTATTTGTGATTCCTGAAGGCGAACGCGGTATCGTGATTCGTTTCGGACGTGTACTGAAAGACAATAATGAAATTGCGCGTATTTACGAGCCCGGTCTTCACTTTAAGATGCCTTTGTTCGACAAAGTAAAAACGCTAGATGCGAAAATCCAAACTATGGATGGCCGCTCAGATCGTTTTGTTACTTCTGAGAAAAAAGACGTACTGATAGACTCATATGTTAAGTGGCGTATTGAAGATTTTGGACAGTACTATCTTGCAACTGGTGGCGGTAATGCTGGCACAGCGCAAACACTACTAGGCCGTAAAGTGACTGATGTACTTCGTTCTGAAATTGGTGCTCGTGAAATCAAGCAAATTGTTTCAGGTCCAAGAAATAACGATATTCTGCCAGATAGCGCAGATAGCGAAGAAGTGACCACTGAAGCGGCGAAAGAAGCGCTTGAAGTCGACGGTGAGCGCGACATCATTATGAAGAATGTGCTTAATGGAACACGTAAAGATGCGATGGAAGACTTGGGTATCCACATAGTGGATTTCCGGATGAAGAAAATAAACCTTCCGGATAGTATCAACCAGTCGATTTATAATCGTATGCGTGCTGAGCGTGAGTCAGTGGCTCGTCAATTCCGTTCTCAAGGACGTGAGCAAGCAGAGGTTATTCGCGCTCAAGCAGAACTGGAAGTAGCCACCATACTGGCAGAAGCAGATAAAACGGCTCGAGTCACTCGAGGTGGAGCGGATGCTCAGGCAGCGAAAATCTATGCTGAGGCATATAATAAAGACCCAGAGTTCTTTAGCTTTGTGCGATCTTTACGTGCTTATGAAGAATCTTTCAGTGACAAGAGTGATATCCTAGTCTTGGATCCAAACAGTGAGTTCTTCCAGTATATGAATAAAGCGTCTGGTATTGCTGCCAAGTAATACTAGGATAAATTTTTAAAGGCTCCTTAGCGGGAGCCTTTCTTTTTTGAGAGAAAACTATGTCTAGTTCTTTGTGGTTGGCAATCGGATTAGTATTGATTGTTGAAGGCTTAGGGCCTTTGGTTGCTCCTAACGGTTGGCGTAATATGGTCCGTCAACTCAGTGAGCAACAAGATAACCAGTTGCGTAGGATCGGAGGGTGTTTAGTGGTTGCAGGTATAGTGATCGCTTACGTGTTTCACTAACAACTAGTAATGGGGAGGTGGCGTTTCTTGCGCAGGATCAGCTAGGTTTGATGAATCTATATTCTTGACCTTTCCGACTACGTACTTCATCTGATCTTGCATTTTTGAGATCAACAATTGCTGTTGGCTCAATGCTTCATTGAGTGACTCGACAGTTTGTTCCTGAAAAGCAAGCTGACATTCGAGATCGTTGATGCGATTTTCTAATTCTTGTATGTGTTTTTCTGTCATGACTAAAAGTCTACCTTCCAAGCCTGAGCGATCCCAGCTGATGAGCCTGACACCACTCTATTCTTATCATCAAAGGCTGCATCATACACTACCGCACGCGGAGGGCGAGTATCTTTTAGTGGCTCTGCCTCAAATCCATCAACTCTTTTTCCTGACTGAGTACTCCAAACCATTATCCGACTTGAAGGAGTGCCTGTCACAAGGTATTGACCATCATCTGAAAAACGAGCGGTAGAGAAAATGAGTTGACGAGAAAAGCTACGAAGTTTGGACACTTGCTTACCCGTTTTTAAATCCCAAATGATGGCTTGGTTTCCCCCATCCGAGGTAAAAGCAAATAGGCCATCTCTTTGTAATGTGACTCGATTGATCCGCTGTTCGTGTTTAAAGCTTCTGATAATCTGGCCGTTGCGCGTGTCCCATAAATAAGCGGTATAGTCATTACCGCCAGATAGCGCGTATCGTCCATTCGGTGATAAAGCGACCGAATTAACTTTTTCATTATGCGCAAGGAACTCTAACCGTCTTCCGGTGACTAAGTTGACGTAGATGGCTTTGCCGTTGGATAGACCAAGTAATACTTGTTCGCCATTACTGGCAATGTCGATATCGCGAATTAAACCGTCGGAGATGGACCATAATCCCTGTGCTTGTGTCCAGGCAAGATCCCACACCGCAAAGTTTATTTGTGTTGCTGTAACTGCGAATCGTCCGTTATCTGAGATACGTATTCGCGAAACAGTACTTGCCTGAGGATCTTGTTCTCCTAATGAGGCAAGCTCTTTATTTTGGTTCAGATCCCACAAGACCAGTTGATGCTCTTTAGAGTACAATAATGCGAATCGTGCATCTCGACTCAAAGCAAAGCTTGTGGTGCCGAGAGGCTCAATGACCCATCGTTGATCATCTTGAGTGGAGAAAAAGCAACCATTTAACGTAGAGATGACAAACGCAAGTAACAGAGTGTGAAAAATAATTCGCATTAACTACAAAGATCCGCTTCAGTTAACGTTTAATTTAAACGCATATTGGTTATAGTGGTACAACATACTTGCATGCACCAGTCAAAATTGCAGATTTGTGCACAAAGACAAATGGTTAGCCATTAATTGGAGAATTAAATGAAATCTATTTTTAAGGTGTCGTTGCTTGCAGCAACAGTAATGTTAGCGGTTGGCTGTCAAAAAGACGATGAAACAAAAGCAGATGCGGCACCTGCAGCCGATCAAGCAGTCGTAAAGACGGTTGAGTTTAAAACAGACGACGAAAAAGCAGCATATGCAATTGGTGTATCTTTTGCGAATTATCTGAACACCAGCCTAGATAAGCCGAATGAGATCGGTATCAATTTGGATAAAGAGCTAGTTCTTAAGGGCATCGAGCATGTATTCGAAGGTAAGCCAGAACTCAACGAGGAAGAAACTCGTACTGCTCTTGAAGCTCTAGATAAGCGCGTTGCTGAAACCATGCAAAAGCAGTCAGCGGAAAAAGCAGCTGAAGCTAAGAAAGCAGGTGACGACTTCCGAGCAGAATTTGCTAAGCAAGAAGGCGTTAAGAAAACTGAATCAGGTCTTCTTTATCAAGTTGTGACGCCAGCTAAGGGTGAGCAACCTAAAGATACTGACACAGTGCAAGTGCACTACAAGGGCACTCTTATCGACGGCACACAATTTGACAGCTCTTATGATCGCGGTGAGCCTGCAACTTTCCCACTTAATCGTGTGATTTCTGGTTGGACAGAAGGTGTGCAGCTCATGCCTGTAGGTTCTAAGTACAAATTTGTTATCCCACCAGAGCTAGCTTATGGAGAGCAAGATACGCCAAGTATTCCTGCAAACTCCACCTTGGTATTTGAAGTTGAGCTGTTAAAAATCGATAACGCTGAAGAAGCAGAGCAAGCGGTTCAGTAACCTCAGCTTTCACAAAATAAAGGCCTGATTTTGTCAGGCCTTTTGTTTTTTGTCTGATAAATACTTTGTTCTAAATCACTAGCTGACGGTGTAGCTAGGTATTCTATTCAAATTTTCTGATAAACTTACACCAATTTGTTGATTTTTCGCTCGAAGGCTTAAAAAGTGACAACGACAGAAACAGTTAATATGGATATGTTACTTGAAATGGAATCGGTTAATGTGATGCCATTTAGTGAGCATGATAAAATTATTCTTAGATCTTATGAGGCCGTAGTGGATGGGATTGCCAGTTTAATTGGCCCATTTTGTGAAATCGTGCTTCATTCCTTGGAAGATCTTAATACCTCGGCAATCAAAATTGCTAATGGTGAAAATACAGGACGTCAGGTAGGATCGCCGATTACTGATCTTGCATTAAAGATGCTACGTGATATTGAAGGATCCGAACGAAACTTTTCTCGTTCTTATTTCACTCGTGCTAAAGGTGGTGTCTTAATGAAATCGATCACCGTTGCCATCCGTAATGGAGAAAACCGGGTGATAGGCTTGCTATGCGTTAACGTCAACCTAGATGCACCTTTCTCCCAAGTGTTGCAATCTTTCATGCCATCAGAAGAAGCTAAACAAGCGGCATCTTCGGTGAACTTTGCCAGCGATGTTGAAGAATTGGTCGATAAAACGGTTGAACGCACCATCGAAGAAATTAATGCTGATAAATCAGTATCAAACAATACCAAGAATCGTCAAATTGTCATGGAATTATACGCTAAAGGTATTTTCGATATCAAAGATGCGATTAATCGGGTGGCTGATAGGTTGAATATTTCTAAACACACGGTTTATCTTTATATCCGCCAGCGCAAAACAGAGGATGAAGAGAGTTGAACCCTTTAACCTATACCCTAGTAGTCAATGGCTCAGTGTATGGAGACCAATCCCCACGTACTGCGTACCAATTTGCTGTGAGTTTGATCAATCAGGGACACCAATTAGTGAGTGTGTTTTTCTACCAAAATGGTGTAACCAATGGCTGTTCACTGACTGTACCCGCAAACGATGAGTTTGACCTCGTTAAGGCGTGGCAAGTATTAGCTCAAAAACATAATATACGTTTGGAAACTTGTGTGGCTGCAGCATTGCGTCGTGGTGTGGTCAGTCAAGATGAAGCAAATCAGCACAATCTTATGCAAAATAATCTTGCGCAAGGTTTTGAACAAGCAGGGCTTGGAAGTTTAGCTGAGGCGATGTTGACCCAAGATAGAGTGGTGCAGTTTTGAGTTCGTTGACCTACTTATTCAGGACCGCTCCACATGGCTGTGCGTCTGGGCGTGAAGGGGTGGATGCCCTTTTGGCCGCTTCTGCTTATTGTGAAAATATTCGAGTGATATTTATTGGTGATGGTGTGTACCAATTGCTAGCTAGTCAGCAAACCCAAAATATACTCAGCAAAGACTATGCCCCTATGTTTCAGTTGTTCGAGCTTTACGATATTGAGCAAGTGTTTGTTTGTCGTGATTCTTTGGCAGAACGAGGCGTGCAACAGGCCGATCTTGTGATCGATGCTCAAAGGTTAGATGCAGAAGGTATTAAATTGCAGATCCAGTCTTCAGACAAACTTCTCTCATTTTAGGATTGTTATGTTACATATTGTTAAATCAATAACAGCATTGGAAGAAGTAAGAAAAGTGTACGCAGATAACGACGTTTTGCTGCTCATTCAAGATGCTGTGTATGCGGTAAACCCTTTACATAAAATTTTCCCGATACTAAAAAATGTGAATACCTTTGTACTTCAAAGTGATCTAGAGGCGAGAGGTATGGTTAACCGAGTCAGTCCATCAGTACATGTTGTTGATTATGATGGCTTTGTGACACTTACTGCCGAATCTTTTACTTCCCTGACTTGGAACTAAACTCACTTCTTCCTTTTGTTATCAACCAAGCGTTATCAAGATTCATCCGAGTTGGATAAAAAAGATTCGTATATTTCTTGACACACATCTCACTGCTGAATAGAATTTTGCGTCCCTAATTGTCTTTGATGATTGGGGATAGATTTTTCACAAAGCTTACTTTCAAGTAATTCAGGAGCTAGTTAATGGCAACTATTAACCAGTTGGTACGTAAGCCTCGTGCAAAGCAAGTTGTTAAAAGCAACGTGCCAGCACTAGAAGCGTGCCCACAAAAACGTGGTGTATGTACTCGTGTTTACACTACTACACCTAAAAAACCTAACTCAGCACTTCGTAAAGTTTGTCGTGTACGTTTGACAAACGGTTTCGAAGTAACTTCGTACATCGGTGGTGAAGGTCACAACCTTCAGGAGCACTCGGTTGTTCTAATCCGTGGTGGTCGTGTTAAAGACCTTCCTGGTGTGCGTTACCACACTGTACGTGGTGCACTTGACTGTGCAGGCGTTAATGACCGTAAGCAAGGTCGTTCTAAGTACGGTGTGAAGCGTCCTAAGTCTTAATGCCCTTCTTGTTATAAAGAAGCGTTAAGTAAGGCCAAACACCAAAAATTCATTATTAATTTTTGAAGAAACTGAAAAGTTTTGGATAACCTGAAGAATAAGACAACGGAGAAATACCATGCCACGTCGTCGCGTCATTGGTCAGCGTAAGATCCTTCCAGATCCTAAGTTCAAATCAGAACTGCTGGCAAAATTCGTTAACATCCTTATGGTTGACGGTAAAAAATCTACTGCAGAGAAAATTGTTTACACTGCACTAGACACTATGGCTGAGAAATCTGGTAAAGATCACTTAGCTGTATTTGAAGAAGCTCTTGAAAATGTTCGTCCAGCGGTAGAGGTTAAATCTCGCCGTGTGGGTGGTTCAACTTACCAAGTTCCTGTAGAAGTGCGTCCTGTTCGTCGTAATGCACTTGCTATGCGTTGGGTAGTTGAAGCTGCGCGTAAGCGTGGTGAAAAATCTATGGCTGCTCGCCTAGCTGCTGAAATGCTAGATGCTGCAGACAACAAAGGTACTGCTGTTAAGAAACGTGAAGACGTTCACCGTATGGCAGAAGCGAACAAAGCGTTTGCTCATTACCGCTGGTAATACCTTTCAGTGCCGCGAGACTCCTCGCGGTACTACTCTAGTTCCTATGCGTAAGCTTAGGAACTATTGCTATATCTAGGGCGCTGAAACCTGACATAGTGTCATTTAAGTAAGGCGAAACTAGCAATAGCAATAGTCCCTAATTCAAGAGGATTCAACCGTGGCTCGTAAAACACCTATTGAGCGCTACCGAAATATTGGCATCGTTGCCCACGTAGATGCGGGTAAAACCACTACAAGTGAACGTATTCTTTTCTATACTGGCCTATCTCACAAAATTGGTGAAGTTCACGATGGTGCTGCCACCATGGACTGGATGGAACAAGAACAAGAGCGTGGTATCACAATTACCTCTGCAGCAACCACCACTTTTTGGCGTGGTATGGAAGCTCAATTCCAAGATCACCGTATCAATATCATAGATACTCCTGGACACGTTGATTTTACTATCGAAGTTGAGCGTTCTTTACGTGTGCTTGATGGTGCTGTTGTTGTATTTTGTGGTTCATCAGGTGTAGAACCTCAGTCAGAGACTGTATGGCGTCAGGCTGATAAGTATCATGTTCCTCGTATGGTTTTCGTTAATAAGATGGATCGTGCGGGTGCTGATTTTCTGCGTGTTGTCGATCAAATTAAAAACCGTCTTGGTGCTAACCCTGTACCAATTCAACTCAACGTTGGGGCGGAAGATGATTTCAAGGGCGTCATTGATCTGATTAAAATGAAAATGATCAATTGGAATGCCGAAGATCAAGGCACTACCTTCACCTATGAAGACGTTCCCGCAGATATGGCTGAACTTGCCGAAGAGTGGCGCAACAATCTTGTTGAGTCAGCAGCAGAAGCAAGTGAAGAGTTAATGGATAAATACCTTGAAGAAGGTGAGTTGTCTGAAGCTGAGATAAAGCAGGCATTACGTACACGTACACTTAACAATGAAATTGTTCTGGCTACATGTGGCAGCGCATTTAAAAACAAAGGTGTACAGGCGGTATTGGATGCGGTTATTGAATACCTACCGTCTCCAATTGACGTACCAGCTATCAAAGGTGTTGATGAAAAAGACAACGAAGTTGAGCGTCATGCAGACGACAACGAACCTTTTGCAGCACTAGCGTTTAAAATCGCAACGGACCCATTTGTCGGTACGTTAACTTTCATGCGTGTTTACTCAGGAGTGGTTAACTCTGGTGATGCGGTATACAACTCGGTTAAGCAAAAGAAAGAGCGTTTTGGCCGAATTGTACAAATGCATTCTAATAAGCGTGATGAGATCAAAGAAGTTCGTGCTGGTGATATTGCTGCGGCGATTGGTCTGAAAGATGTGACAACGGGTGATACCTTATGTGATCAAAACCATAAGGTGATTTTGGAACGTATGGAGTTCCCCGATCCGGTTATTCAAATTGCGGTCGAGCCGCGCTCTGTTGCTGACCAAGAAAAAATGGGTATCGCACTTGGTAAGCTTGCTGCAGAAGATCCATCTTTCAGAGTTGAAACGGACGATGAAACAGGTCAAACACTGATCTCTGGGATGGGTGAACTTCATCTTGATATCATTGTTGACCGTATGAAACGTGAATTCAGCGTTGACTGTAATGTTGGTAAACCCCAGGTGGCTTATCGAGAAACTATCCGTGGTAGTGCGGAAGTGGAAGGTAAATTTGTACGTCAATCTGGTGGTCGTGGTCAGTATGGTCACGTATGGATCAAACTGGAGCCATCTGAACCTGGCGAAGGTTTTGTCTTTGTTGACGAAATTGTGGGTGGTGTGGTTCCTAAGGAATACATCAGTTCGGTAGCGAAAGGTATCGAAGAACAAATGAACAGTGGTGTTCTGGCTGGTTACCCAGTGCTAGACATAAAAGCAACCCTGTTTGATGGTTCTTACCATGATGTTGACTCTAACGAGATGGCGTTTAAGATCGCCGGCTCAATGGCATTTAAGAAGGGGTCATTAGAAGCTCAACCTGTACTTCTAGAGCCAATGATGAATGTCGAAGTAACTACTCCTGAAGATTGGATGGGTGATGTTGTTGGTGACTTAAACCGTCGCCGCGGCATGATTGAGGGTATGGACGAAGGCGTGGCGGGCATTAAGATCATTCGCGCTCAAGTACCTCTGTCTGAAATGTTTGGCTACGCAACAGACTTGCGTTCTGCAACTCAAGGTCGAGCATCTTACTCGATGGAGTTCAATGAGTACGCAGAAGTGCCGAAAAACTTTGCCCAAGCAATCATTGCAGAGCGTGGTTACTAATAAAAACGTATTAACCTTTAAAAATAGCAAGACTTTTTTGAAGATCAATACGTCCAAATATTGCGCTGACGGACGTTGGCGCATAAAATAGCAAATTCTGGCGCGTCGTGATCAATAACGTTCGCGGCGAATCATAACTAGGAAGGAACACGATCGTGTCTAAAGAAAAATTTGAACGTACTAAACCGCACGTAAACGTTGGTACTATCGGCCACGTTGACCACGGTAAAACAACTCTAACTGCTGCAATCTGTACTACTCTATCTAAAGTGTACGGCGGTGAAGCGAAAGACTTCGCATCAATCGATAACGCTCCAGAAGAGCGTGAGCGCGGTATCACAATCGCAACATCTCACGTAGAGTACGACACTCCAACTCGTCACTACGCACACGTAGACTGTCCAGGACACGCGGATTATGTTAAGAACATGATCACAGGTGCTGCACAGATGGATGGTGGTATCCTAGTTGTTGCTGCGACAGATGGCCCAATGCCACAGACTCGTGAGCACATCCTACTAGGCCGTCAGGTTGGTATCCCATACATCATCGTATTCATGAACAAATGTGACATGGTTGACGATGAAGAGCTACTAGAACTAGTAGAAATGGAAGTTCGTGAACTTCTATCTGAGTACGACTTCCCAGGTGATGATCTACCAGTAATCCAAGGTTCAGCTCTAGGTGCACTAAACGGTGAAGAGCAATGGGAAGCTAAGATTGTAGAACTAGCAGAAGCGCTAGATTCTTACAT
Coding sequences within it:
- the rpsG gene encoding 30S ribosomal protein S7 — encoded protein: MPRRRVIGQRKILPDPKFKSELLAKFVNILMVDGKKSTAEKIVYTALDTMAEKSGKDHLAVFEEALENVRPAVEVKSRRVGGSTYQVPVEVRPVRRNALAMRWVVEAARKRGEKSMAARLAAEMLDAADNKGTAVKKREDVHRMAEANKAFAHYRW
- a CDS encoding DUF2065 domain-containing protein is translated as MSSSLWLAIGLVLIVEGLGPLVAPNGWRNMVRQLSEQQDNQLRRIGGCLVVAGIVIAYVFH
- the tusB gene encoding sulfurtransferase complex subunit TusB; the protein is MLHIVKSITALEEVRKVYADNDVLLLIQDAVYAVNPLHKIFPILKNVNTFVLQSDLEARGMVNRVSPSVHVVDYDGFVTLTAESFTSLTWN
- a CDS encoding helix-turn-helix transcriptional regulator — translated: MTTTETVNMDMLLEMESVNVMPFSEHDKIILRSYEAVVDGIASLIGPFCEIVLHSLEDLNTSAIKIANGENTGRQVGSPITDLALKMLRDIEGSERNFSRSYFTRAKGGVLMKSITVAIRNGENRVIGLLCVNVNLDAPFSQVLQSFMPSEEAKQAASSVNFASDVEELVDKTVERTIEEINADKSVSNNTKNRQIVMELYAKGIFDIKDAINRVADRLNISKHTVYLYIRQRKTEDEES
- a CDS encoding WD40 repeat domain-containing protein, with protein sequence MRIIFHTLLLAFVISTLNGCFFSTQDDQRWVIEPLGTTSFALSRDARFALLYSKEHQLVLWDLNQNKELASLGEQDPQASTVSRIRISDNGRFAVTATQINFAVWDLAWTQAQGLWSISDGLIRDIDIASNGEQVLLGLSNGKAIYVNLVTGRRLEFLAHNEKVNSVALSPNGRYALSGGNDYTAYLWDTRNGQIIRSFKHEQRINRVTLQRDGLFAFTSDGGNQAIIWDLKTGKQVSKLRSFSRQLIFSTARFSDDGQYLVTGTPSSRIMVWSTQSGKRVDGFEAEPLKDTRPPRAVVYDAAFDDKNRVVSGSSAGIAQAWKVDF
- a CDS encoding SlyX family protein, producing MTEKHIQELENRINDLECQLAFQEQTVESLNEALSQQQLLISKMQDQMKYVVGKVKNIDSSNLADPAQETPPPHY
- the rpsL gene encoding 30S ribosomal protein S12, translating into MATINQLVRKPRAKQVVKSNVPALEACPQKRGVCTRVYTTTPKKPNSALRKVCRVRLTNGFEVTSYIGGEGHNLQEHSVVLIRGGRVKDLPGVRYHTVRGALDCAGVNDRKQGRSKYGVKRPKS
- the tusD gene encoding sulfurtransferase complex subunit TusD, with amino-acid sequence MNPLTYTLVVNGSVYGDQSPRTAYQFAVSLINQGHQLVSVFFYQNGVTNGCSLTVPANDEFDLVKAWQVLAQKHNIRLETCVAAALRRGVVSQDEANQHNLMQNNLAQGFEQAGLGSLAEAMLTQDRVVQF
- the tusC gene encoding sulfurtransferase complex subunit TusC translates to MSSLTYLFRTAPHGCASGREGVDALLAASAYCENIRVIFIGDGVYQLLASQQTQNILSKDYAPMFQLFELYDIEQVFVCRDSLAERGVQQADLVIDAQRLDAEGIKLQIQSSDKLLSF
- the hflX gene encoding ribosome rescue GTPase HflX; this translates as MFDRYEAGERAVLVHINFTQEGEWEDLSEFEMLVSSAGVSSLQVVTGSRQSPHPKYYVGEGKAQEIAQIVRLSGADIVIFNHALSPAQERNLESLCKCRVLDRTGLILDIFAQRARTHEGKLQVELAQLRHISTRLIRGWTHLERQKGGIGLRGPGETQLETDRRLLRDRIKAILRRLEKVAKQREQGRRARSRAQIPTISLVGYTNAGKSTMFNRITQAGVYAADQLFATLDPTLRKIDLADVGPAILADTVGFIRHLPHDLVAAFKATLQETQEADILLHVVDASDERFRENIGAVHEVLEEIDAHEVPALLVMNKIDNLESQSPRIERDEDGVPRAVWVSAMEGVGIELLFDALTERLASQMVQYHLRIPPQHQGRIRSTFFQMKCIQQEDYDQDGNLLIDVRMQQVDWSRLEKREGAVFRDFIVT
- the hflK gene encoding FtsH protease activity modulator HflK, which translates into the protein MAWNEPGNNNGNNGRDNDPWGNNNRGNKGGRDQGPPDLDEVFNKLSQKLGGKFGGGKGGNGASIGGGGGALGFGVIAIIAIAIWVFAGFYTIGEAERGVVLRLGKYDRVVDPGLNWRPRFIDEVTPVNVQAIRSLRSSGLMLTKDENVVTVAMDIQYRVADPYKYLFRVTNADDSLRQATDSALRAVIGDSLMDSILTSGRLSIRQNTQVTLENIVDSYDMGIEVVAVNFEDARPPEEVKDAFDDATASREDAQRFKREAEAYQNDIIPKAKGRAERLLKEAQGYSERVVNGALGQVAQFEKLLPEYQASPDVTRNRLYLDTMEKVYANTSKVLIDSESSGNLLYLPIDKLREGQTKAKSRSIKETSTYDQIELEPQLNSQNTDSSSRSTSRQGRY
- the fkpA gene encoding FKBP-type peptidyl-prolyl cis-trans isomerase, which codes for MKSIFKVSLLAATVMLAVGCQKDDETKADAAPAADQAVVKTVEFKTDDEKAAYAIGVSFANYLNTSLDKPNEIGINLDKELVLKGIEHVFEGKPELNEEETRTALEALDKRVAETMQKQSAEKAAEAKKAGDDFRAEFAKQEGVKKTESGLLYQVVTPAKGEQPKDTDTVQVHYKGTLIDGTQFDSSYDRGEPATFPLNRVISGWTEGVQLMPVGSKYKFVIPPELAYGEQDTPSIPANSTLVFEVELLKIDNAEEAEQAVQ
- the hflC gene encoding protease modulator HflC, with amino-acid sequence MRKLMIPVLVVGLVLMLMSLFVIPEGERGIVIRFGRVLKDNNEIARIYEPGLHFKMPLFDKVKTLDAKIQTMDGRSDRFVTSEKKDVLIDSYVKWRIEDFGQYYLATGGGNAGTAQTLLGRKVTDVLRSEIGAREIKQIVSGPRNNDILPDSADSEEVTTEAAKEALEVDGERDIIMKNVLNGTRKDAMEDLGIHIVDFRMKKINLPDSINQSIYNRMRAERESVARQFRSQGREQAEVIRAQAELEVATILAEADKTARVTRGGADAQAAKIYAEAYNKDPEFFSFVRSLRAYEESFSDKSDILVLDPNSEFFQYMNKASGIAAK
- the fusA gene encoding elongation factor G, with the translated sequence MARKTPIERYRNIGIVAHVDAGKTTTSERILFYTGLSHKIGEVHDGAATMDWMEQEQERGITITSAATTTFWRGMEAQFQDHRINIIDTPGHVDFTIEVERSLRVLDGAVVVFCGSSGVEPQSETVWRQADKYHVPRMVFVNKMDRAGADFLRVVDQIKNRLGANPVPIQLNVGAEDDFKGVIDLIKMKMINWNAEDQGTTFTYEDVPADMAELAEEWRNNLVESAAEASEELMDKYLEEGELSEAEIKQALRTRTLNNEIVLATCGSAFKNKGVQAVLDAVIEYLPSPIDVPAIKGVDEKDNEVERHADDNEPFAALAFKIATDPFVGTLTFMRVYSGVVNSGDAVYNSVKQKKERFGRIVQMHSNKRDEIKEVRAGDIAAAIGLKDVTTGDTLCDQNHKVILERMEFPDPVIQIAVEPRSVADQEKMGIALGKLAAEDPSFRVETDDETGQTLISGMGELHLDIIVDRMKREFSVDCNVGKPQVAYRETIRGSAEVEGKFVRQSGGRGQYGHVWIKLEPSEPGEGFVFVDEIVGGVVPKEYISSVAKGIEEQMNSGVLAGYPVLDIKATLFDGSYHDVDSNEMAFKIAGSMAFKKGSLEAQPVLLEPMMNVEVTTPEDWMGDVVGDLNRRRGMIEGMDEGVAGIKIIRAQVPLSEMFGYATDLRSATQGRASYSMEFNEYAEVPKNFAQAIIAERGY